In the Roseofilum reptotaenium CS-1145 genome, one interval contains:
- a CDS encoding energy-coupling factor ABC transporter ATP-binding protein encodes MRVDEALAIAVSNLNFSYPDQPNVLQNLNFTIREGERVGLIGPNGAGKTTLFFCLCGILSPTSGEMRLWDKPVEVGQFRPEIGLVFQNPNDQLFSASVWDDVAFGPENMGLSPDRVKACTEEALSLTGMTELADRSPYHLSGGQKRMVAIASVLSMHPQAIIYDEPSANLDLRSRRRLINFLQASRETLLISSHDLDLILEVTSRTLLLDSGNIITDGPTVEVMGNTQTMIDHGLEVPHRLQ; translated from the coding sequence CTGGCGATCGCTGTTTCTAATCTGAATTTTTCTTATCCTGACCAACCCAACGTCCTGCAAAACCTCAATTTCACCATTCGAGAAGGGGAACGGGTGGGGTTAATTGGCCCCAATGGAGCTGGAAAAACTACGCTATTTTTTTGTTTGTGCGGGATCTTATCACCGACGAGCGGAGAGATGCGACTCTGGGATAAACCCGTTGAGGTGGGACAGTTTCGGCCAGAAATTGGTTTGGTCTTTCAAAATCCCAACGATCAGCTCTTTTCGGCTTCTGTCTGGGATGATGTGGCCTTTGGCCCAGAAAATATGGGTCTGTCTCCCGATCGCGTGAAAGCCTGTACTGAAGAAGCCTTGAGCTTAACTGGAATGACCGAATTAGCCGATCGCTCTCCCTATCATCTATCAGGGGGACAAAAGCGCATGGTGGCCATTGCCTCTGTGTTATCCATGCATCCCCAAGCGATCATTTATGATGAACCCAGTGCTAATCTCGATTTGCGATCACGGCGACGTTTAATCAACTTCCTCCAAGCGTCCCGAGAAACCCTACTCATTTCCTCCCATGACCTCGATTTAATCCTAGAAGTCACCTCTCGCACGCTTCTCCTCGACTCCGGTAACATCATTACAGATGGGCCGACGGTGGAAGTCATGGGAAACACGCAAACCATGATTGACCATGGCTTAGAAGTTCCCCACCGACTCCAATAA
- a CDS encoding DUF3598 family protein, with translation MRSQWQNLLENLGIWDGSFTQLSPLGIVEKDTPTVVTFEGRDNNQTVYQTVQRFPPGETPPPILELEYKSLHRNLLFFDNGHFSQGSAHYNPVGTFGGEFGFIHEQRRLRFVILYQKGYLDQITLIREKLRDTTVPERPPLTIDQLLGTWEGEAIALYPDLRPPNYTRSTLSISREGNQITQTLKSGDISLTSTTTLEGSRLEFTGGSQPVQVLLLPDGSSTTTPIHVESRKPFFLEVGWLISPTERLRLIRSYDAQGAWQRLSLVRERKI, from the coding sequence ATGCGATCGCAGTGGCAAAATCTCCTAGAAAACCTCGGTATTTGGGATGGCTCCTTTACCCAACTTTCCCCCCTGGGCATCGTTGAAAAAGATACTCCCACCGTCGTTACCTTTGAAGGTAGAGATAACAACCAAACCGTTTATCAAACCGTACAACGCTTTCCCCCAGGAGAAACCCCACCCCCAATTCTAGAACTTGAATATAAATCTCTCCATCGCAACCTTCTCTTCTTTGACAATGGGCACTTTTCCCAAGGCAGCGCCCACTATAACCCAGTAGGCACTTTTGGGGGTGAATTTGGCTTCATTCACGAACAGCGCCGTTTACGCTTTGTTATCCTTTATCAAAAAGGCTACCTGGATCAAATTACCCTGATTCGGGAAAAACTCCGAGACACAACCGTTCCCGAACGTCCCCCTTTAACGATCGATCAACTCTTAGGAACCTGGGAAGGAGAAGCGATCGCTCTCTATCCTGACTTACGTCCCCCAAACTATACTCGAAGCACCCTATCTATTTCACGAGAGGGTAATCAAATTACTCAAACACTCAAGAGCGGTGATATTTCCCTGACCTCAACCACGACCTTAGAAGGTTCAAGACTAGAATTTACTGGAGGATCTCAACCGGTACAAGTCCTCTTACTCCCCGATGGGAGTTCTACCACGACTCCTATTCATGTGGAATCTAGAAAACCCTTCTTTTTAGAGGTGGGATGGTTAATTTCCCCTACTGAGCGCCTACGGTTAATTCGCAGTTACGATGCTCAGGGGGCATGGCAGCGTTTAAGCTTGGTGAGGGAAAGGAAAATATGA